In a genomic window of Trachemys scripta elegans isolate TJP31775 chromosome 12, CAS_Tse_1.0, whole genome shotgun sequence:
- the LOC117886273 gene encoding olfactory receptor 12D1-like, which translates to MKKQTEVSEFVFLGLTNLPGLNHFLFPLILLLYMTSLLGNVAIITTVVAEPRLHTPMYFFLGNLSSLDIFFSTVTVPKMLSGFLSEHQTISFAGCLAQLHFFHLLGSSEAVLLAVMAYDCYVAICNPLRYRLVMSPQTCLLLAAATWSTSFLHTLISTVMTSRLHFCGSNLVPHFFCDIKPLLSLACGSTHLNLTLLNIDAGVLGLSSFVLTLFSYIYIISFLLLKVHSWESRRKAFSTCASHLTVVSLVYMPVLGNYMISSPCFPSERDMIPTLMYSIITPVLNPLIYTLRNEEVKTALKKFLNRKLFPK; encoded by the coding sequence ATGAAGAAGCAGACAGAGGTGAGTGAGTTTGTCTTCTTGGGCCTGACCAATCTCCCAGGGCTGAATCATTTCCTCTTCCCTCTCATCCTCCTGCTCTACATGACCAGCCTGCTGGGTAACGTGGCCATCATAACCACGGTAGTGGCCGAGCCCCGgctccacacccccatgtacttctttctGGGCAACCTCTCCAGCCTGGACATCTTCTTTTCTACAGTTACTGTGCCCAAGATGCTGTCTGGTTTCCTGTCAGAGCACCAGACCATCTCCTTTGCCGGCTGCCTGGCCCAGCTCCACTTTTTCCACCTCCTCGGCAGCAGTGAGGCCGTGCTGCTGGCCGTCATGGCCTACGATTGCTATGTTGCCATTTGCAACCCATTGCGCTACAGGCTGGTCATGAGTCCACAGACCTGCCTGCTCCTGGCAGCGGCAACCTGGTCTACCAGCTTCCTGCACACCCTGATATCCACAGTCATGACCTCCCGGCTACACTTCTGCGGCTCCAACCTCGTCCCCCACTTCTTCTGTGATATCAAGCCCCTGCTGAGCCTTGCCTGCGGCAGCACCCACCTCAACCTGACCCTACTCAACATCGATGCTGGTGTCCTTGGTCTGAGTTCCTTTGTCCTCACGCTCTTCTCCTACATCTACAtcatctccttcctcctcctgaaaGTCCACTCGTGGGAAAGTAGGAGAAAGGCCTTCTCCACCTGCGCATCCCACCTCACTGTGGTGTCTCTAGTCTATATGCCAGTCCTTGGCAACTACATGATTTCCTCACCGTGTTTCCCCTCTGAAAGAGACATGATACCCACCCTCATGTACAGCATCATCACCCCAGTTCTGAACCCCCTGATCTACACCCTGAGAAATGAGGAGGTGAAAACAGCACTAAAGAAATTCCTGAACAGAAAACTCTTCCCTAAATGA